A DNA window from Aureibaculum sp. 2308TA14-22 contains the following coding sequences:
- a CDS encoding UDP-3-O-(3-hydroxymyristoyl)glucosamine N-acyltransferase — translation MKFPKTYTLKEIAQLINSEFVGDEDFPVFGMNEIHVVGEGDIVFVDHPKYYDKALNSEASVVLINKKVACPEGKTLLISDDPFRDFSKLATHFNPFKKADRVISETAEVGEGTIIQPNVFLGNNVKIGKNCLIHPNVTIYDGCTIGDNVTIHAGTVLGSDAFYYKNRERGFDKLVSCGSIVIEDNVDIGASCTIDRGVTGNTHIKEGTKIDNQVQIAHDTIIGKKCLIASHVGIAGCTVLEDEVTLWGQVGVISGVTIGRKAVVYAQSGVAGDLEGGKSYFGSPCDEARKKYRELAGIKVLPEIINKVNNI, via the coding sequence ATGAAATTTCCTAAAACTTACACATTAAAAGAAATTGCTCAACTCATTAACAGTGAGTTCGTTGGCGATGAAGATTTTCCTGTATTTGGAATGAATGAAATCCATGTGGTTGGAGAAGGGGATATTGTGTTTGTAGATCATCCAAAGTATTACGACAAAGCATTAAATTCTGAGGCATCTGTCGTTTTAATCAATAAAAAAGTAGCTTGCCCTGAAGGAAAAACCCTATTGATTTCTGATGATCCGTTCAGGGATTTTAGTAAACTAGCAACACATTTTAATCCTTTTAAAAAAGCGGATAGGGTTATTTCTGAAACTGCTGAAGTTGGCGAGGGAACAATAATCCAACCCAATGTGTTTTTAGGCAATAATGTAAAAATTGGTAAGAATTGCCTTATTCACCCAAACGTTACTATTTATGATGGTTGCACAATTGGAGACAATGTAACAATCCATGCGGGTACAGTTTTAGGTTCAGATGCTTTTTATTATAAAAATAGAGAGAGAGGTTTTGATAAATTAGTATCCTGCGGAAGCATAGTTATTGAAGATAATGTGGATATTGGAGCTTCTTGCACCATTGATAGAGGAGTAACAGGCAACACACACATAAAAGAAGGAACAAAAATTGACAATCAAGTGCAAATAGCACATGATACGATAATTGGTAAAAAATGTTTAATAGCATCACATGTTGGTATTGCGGGCTGCACCGTTTTGGAAGATGAAGTAACTTTATGGGGTCAGGTTGGTGTAATCAGCGGGGTAACTATTGGTAGAAAAGCGGTAGTTTATGCTCAATCTGGCGTAGCTGGTGATTTGGAAGGCGGCAAATCTTATTTTGGGTCGCCGTGTGACGAAGCTAGAAAAAAATATCGAGAACTGGCGGGAATAAAGGTGCTCCCAGAGATAATCAATAAAGTAAACAATATTTAA
- a CDS encoding HD domain-containing protein: MNKFKIFNDPIYGFINIPSELIFDIIEHPYFQRLRRISQMGLSSFVYPGAHHTRFEHAMGAMHLMQKTIAVLKNKSIEISKEEEEALLIAILLHDIGHGPFSHTLEHSLVTNIKHEEISIIFMEELNIAFSGKLSLAIKIFKGNYHRKFLNQLISSQLDIDRLDYLKRDSFYTGVTEGNINSERIISMLTVVDDNLVVEEKGIYSVEKFIVARRLMYWMVYLHKTSLVADYILVKILKRAKYLMRNGKDIECSKSLKYFLAAEEGFKFDKNQLSTFSNIDDYDIIMALKQWKDNSDAILSSLCTSILDRKLPKIIIQDEEFTEEQLKTIKDKAVLNSNPTNDNLNYFIDIGIIKNQAYDLHHNSISILYKNGQIKDLTKASDHMNLLALTEPVIKHFAYYPKL; encoded by the coding sequence TTGAACAAATTTAAAATTTTTAACGACCCAATTTACGGATTTATAAACATTCCGAGCGAATTAATTTTTGATATTATTGAACACCCTTATTTCCAGCGGTTAAGAAGGATATCTCAAATGGGTTTGTCTTCTTTTGTCTATCCAGGGGCACATCATACCCGTTTTGAACATGCAATGGGAGCCATGCATTTAATGCAAAAAACTATTGCTGTGTTAAAAAATAAGTCAATCGAGATTTCAAAAGAGGAAGAAGAAGCTCTTTTAATAGCTATCTTATTGCATGATATTGGTCATGGACCGTTTTCACATACACTGGAACATAGTTTGGTTACCAATATTAAGCATGAAGAGATTTCCATAATTTTTATGGAAGAACTCAACATAGCGTTCAGTGGGAAACTAAGTTTGGCTATAAAAATATTTAAAGGAAATTATCATAGAAAATTTTTAAATCAATTAATATCCAGTCAGTTAGATATAGACAGGCTGGACTACCTAAAACGTGATAGTTTCTATACTGGGGTAACTGAAGGTAATATTAACTCGGAACGCATAATTTCCATGCTTACTGTTGTGGATGATAATTTAGTTGTTGAAGAAAAGGGTATTTACTCGGTAGAAAAGTTCATTGTTGCTAGACGCTTAATGTATTGGATGGTTTATTTGCACAAAACAAGTTTAGTTGCTGATTATATACTGGTTAAAATTTTAAAAAGAGCCAAGTACTTAATGCGAAATGGTAAAGATATAGAATGTAGTAAATCATTAAAGTATTTTTTAGCAGCTGAAGAAGGCTTTAAGTTCGACAAAAATCAGCTTAGTACTTTTTCAAACATTGATGACTATGATATTATAATGGCATTAAAACAATGGAAAGATAATAGTGACGCCATTTTGTCATCTTTATGTACTTCTATTTTAGATAGAAAATTACCAAAGATTATTATTCAAGACGAAGAATTTACTGAAGAACAACTTAAAACAATTAAAGATAAAGCGGTATTGAATAGTAATCCAACCAATGATAATCTCAATTATTTTATTGATATAGGAATTATAAAAAATCAGGCGTATGATTTGCATCATAATTCCATAAGTATTTTGTATAAAAATGGACAAATAAAAGATTTAACCAAGGCGTCGGATCATATGAACTTATTGGCTTTAACCGAACCGGTAATCAAACATTTTGCGTACTACCCTAAATTATAG
- the lpxD gene encoding UDP-3-O-(3-hydroxymyristoyl)glucosamine N-acyltransferase — MKFTAQQISEILQGEIEGNPLVEVYKLSKIEEGEKGSLTFLANPKYTSFLYSTNASVAIVNKNFVPDKNISATLIKVEDSYKAFSKLLEFYNQVKLNKTGIETPSFIHDSAKLGKDVYVGAFAYIGTNVVLDNNVKIFPNVYIGDNVTIGEGSMLFAGSKVNSESVVGKNCVIHPGAIVGCDGFGFAPDKNGVFSKIPQTGNVILEDNVDIGSGSTIDRATLGSTIIRKGVKIDNQIQIAHNVEIGENTIIAAQTGIAGSTKIGKNCKIGGQVGIVGHLKIGDNVSIQAQSGIGRNLKDNEVVQGSPALPYADYNKSYVHFKNLSKLVDKIDVLEKMLNAQNEVNEH, encoded by the coding sequence ATGAAATTTACAGCACAGCAAATCTCAGAAATACTTCAAGGGGAGATAGAGGGTAATCCTTTAGTTGAAGTTTACAAGCTTTCAAAAATAGAGGAGGGAGAAAAAGGGTCGTTAACTTTTTTAGCTAACCCTAAATACACTTCGTTTTTATATTCAACTAATGCTTCTGTAGCTATTGTAAATAAAAATTTTGTTCCTGATAAAAATATAAGTGCAACTTTAATTAAAGTTGAGGATTCATACAAAGCTTTTTCTAAATTATTAGAATTTTACAATCAAGTAAAATTAAATAAAACAGGAATAGAAACTCCCAGTTTTATTCATGATTCTGCTAAGCTCGGTAAAGACGTTTACGTAGGTGCATTTGCTTATATAGGTACTAATGTAGTATTAGATAACAATGTAAAGATTTTTCCGAATGTATATATTGGTGACAATGTTACTATAGGTGAGGGGAGTATGCTTTTTGCGGGTTCAAAGGTTAATTCAGAATCCGTTGTTGGTAAAAACTGTGTAATTCACCCCGGAGCTATCGTGGGTTGTGATGGATTTGGTTTTGCACCTGACAAAAATGGGGTTTTTAGTAAAATACCACAAACAGGAAATGTAATTTTGGAAGATAATGTGGACATAGGCTCTGGGAGTACTATAGATAGAGCAACTTTGGGCTCGACAATTATTAGAAAAGGAGTTAAAATTGACAATCAAATTCAAATCGCCCATAATGTTGAAATTGGTGAGAACACGATAATTGCAGCACAAACAGGAATAGCAGGTTCTACCAAAATTGGTAAAAACTGCAAAATTGGCGGACAAGTCGGTATCGTTGGTCACCTTAAAATAGGTGATAACGTCAGTATTCAGGCCCAATCTGGTATTGGCAGAAATTTAAAAGACAATGAAGTAGTTCAGGGAAGTCCCGCATTACCTTATGCAGATTATAATAAATCATACGTACATTTTAAAAATCTATCAAAATTAGTAGATAAAATTGATGTTTTAGAAAAAATGTTAAATGCACAAAACGAAGTTAATGAGCACTAA
- the serC gene encoding 3-phosphoserine/phosphohydroxythreonine transaminase, translating into MKKHNFSAGPCILPQEVLKKASEAVLNFNNDNLSLIEISHRSPAFVAVMEKARSLVLELLDLENKGYSVLFLQGGASLEFLMTPYNLMKNEGGKAAYLDTGAWSAKAIKEAKLSGSVDVVATSKDKNYNYIPKDYSIPNDADYFHCTSNNTIYGTQLKSFPKTDSLLVCDMSSDIFSRQLDFSQFDLIYAGAQKNMGPAGTTLVIVKEAILGKTGRNIPSMLDYQVHIAKDSMFNTPSVFAVYVSMLTLQWLKDLGGVAAIEKINNAKAALLYNEIDNNPLFEGVAKKEDRSAMNATFVLMDENLKEKFDVMWKNAGISGINGHRSVGGYRASMYNAMPLESVQVLVNVMKELNK; encoded by the coding sequence ATGAAGAAGCATAATTTTAGTGCAGGACCTTGTATTTTGCCACAAGAAGTGTTAAAAAAGGCATCAGAAGCTGTATTAAATTTTAATAATGATAATTTATCATTAATTGAAATATCACACAGAAGTCCAGCTTTTGTTGCGGTTATGGAAAAAGCCAGAAGCCTGGTTTTGGAGTTGTTAGATCTTGAAAATAAAGGGTATTCCGTATTGTTTTTACAAGGTGGTGCCAGTTTGGAATTTTTAATGACACCATACAATCTAATGAAAAACGAAGGTGGAAAAGCAGCGTATTTAGATACAGGAGCATGGAGTGCTAAGGCAATTAAAGAAGCTAAACTGTCTGGAAGTGTTGATGTAGTAGCCACTTCTAAGGACAAAAACTACAATTATATCCCGAAAGATTATAGCATCCCTAATGATGCGGACTACTTTCATTGTACAAGCAACAATACTATTTATGGCACACAGTTAAAATCTTTCCCCAAAACCGATAGCTTATTGGTTTGTGATATGAGCTCTGACATTTTTTCACGTCAGTTAGATTTTTCACAGTTTGACCTTATCTATGCAGGTGCTCAAAAAAATATGGGCCCAGCAGGTACAACCTTAGTTATTGTTAAAGAAGCTATCTTAGGAAAAACAGGTAGAAACATTCCTTCAATGTTAGATTATCAAGTGCACATTGCCAAAGACAGTATGTTTAACACTCCTTCAGTTTTTGCAGTTTATGTATCTATGTTAACCTTACAATGGTTAAAAGATTTAGGCGGTGTTGCGGCAATTGAAAAAATAAATAACGCTAAGGCAGCATTATTATATAATGAGATAGATAACAACCCACTTTTTGAAGGAGTTGCCAAAAAGGAAGATAGATCTGCTATGAACGCTACTTTTGTCTTAATGGATGAAAATTTAAAAGAAAAGTTTGATGTAATGTGGAAAAATGCAGGAATTAGTGGTATCAATGGTCATAGATCGGTTGGTGGTTACAGAGCAAGCATGTATAATGCTATGCCTTTAGAAAGTGTGCAGGTACTAGTAAATGTAATGAAAGAATTAAACAAATAA
- the porX gene encoding T9SS response regulator signal transducer PorX, with product MNAIKILWVDDEIELLKPHLLFLEKKNYDVSTCNNGAEAIEYVDDGNFDVVFLDENMPGLSGIETLSKIKAKLPNLPIVMITKSEEEYIMEEAIGSKIADYLIKPVNPNQILLSLKKNLDHSRLVSEKTTSTYQQEFRKISLDLAMVNTFEEWIELYKKLVHWEIELESIDDPGMMEILESQKEEANSQFFKFIQKNYQGWFDGEEKPLLSQDLFKQIIAPQIKKEKTLLIVIDNLRLDQLRVLEPIINNYYKKEEEISFFSILPTATQYARNAIFSGLTPLEMSKQHPDYWKNDTDEGGKNLYENDFLEAQLKLLNLDIKHEYFKITSLPKGRDLAANFKSVKDNDLTVIVYNFVDMLSHSRTEMEMIKELASDDKAYRSLTLSWFKNSPLLEMIQKAQEYGLKLIITTDHGTINTKKPSKIIGEKSISANLRYKTGRSLTYEDKEVYAVKNPEDIQLPSIHMSSSFVFAKEDYFFAYPNNYNHYVKYYKNTYQHGGISLEEMIIPCIIMEPK from the coding sequence ATGAATGCAATTAAAATACTTTGGGTGGACGATGAAATTGAATTATTAAAACCCCACTTGTTATTTTTGGAAAAGAAAAATTATGATGTCAGCACCTGTAACAATGGTGCCGAAGCCATTGAGTATGTTGATGATGGTAATTTTGATGTTGTTTTTTTAGATGAGAATATGCCAGGATTGTCAGGTATAGAGACACTATCAAAAATCAAAGCTAAATTACCCAACCTTCCTATTGTAATGATTACAAAAAGTGAAGAGGAGTATATAATGGAAGAAGCTATTGGTTCAAAAATTGCCGATTATTTGATAAAGCCTGTAAATCCGAATCAGATTTTATTGAGCTTAAAGAAAAATTTGGATCACTCGAGATTGGTTTCTGAAAAAACCACTTCCACTTATCAGCAAGAATTTAGAAAAATATCTCTAGATCTTGCCATGGTAAATACTTTTGAAGAGTGGATAGAACTTTATAAAAAATTAGTGCACTGGGAAATTGAATTAGAATCAATTGACGACCCAGGTATGATGGAAATCTTAGAAAGTCAAAAGGAAGAAGCCAATTCTCAATTTTTCAAATTTATTCAGAAAAATTATCAAGGATGGTTTGACGGTGAAGAGAAACCTCTGCTTTCGCAAGATTTGTTTAAACAAATTATTGCTCCTCAAATTAAAAAAGAAAAAACATTGCTTATAGTAATTGATAATTTACGTTTAGATCAATTACGCGTATTAGAGCCTATTATCAATAACTATTATAAAAAAGAGGAAGAAATTTCCTTTTTTAGCATCTTACCTACAGCAACCCAATATGCTAGAAATGCCATTTTTTCGGGGTTAACGCCTTTAGAAATGTCTAAACAACATCCTGACTATTGGAAAAATGATACCGACGAAGGTGGTAAAAACTTGTATGAAAATGATTTTTTAGAGGCACAGTTAAAGCTTTTGAATTTAGATATAAAACATGAGTACTTTAAGATAACAAGTTTACCTAAAGGACGTGATTTAGCAGCAAACTTTAAATCTGTTAAGGACAATGATTTAACCGTAATTGTTTATAATTTTGTAGATATGCTTTCGCACTCACGTACTGAAATGGAAATGATAAAAGAATTAGCCAGTGATGATAAAGCCTATCGTTCATTGACCTTAAGTTGGTTTAAAAACTCACCGTTGTTAGAAATGATTCAAAAAGCCCAAGAATACGGACTCAAATTAATAATTACAACGGACCATGGTACCATCAATACCAAAAAACCATCAAAAATTATAGGTGAAAAAAGCATTAGTGCCAATTTGCGTTATAAAACGGGCAGAAGTTTAACATACGAGGATAAAGAAGTTTATGCAGTTAAAAACCCAGAGGACATCCAGTTGCCATCCATTCACATGAGCAGTTCTTTTGTTTTTGCTAAGGAAGATTACTTTTTTGCATATCCAAATAACTATAACCACTACGTAAAATATTATAAAAATACGTATCAACACGGTGGCATTTCCTTAGAAGAAATGATCATACCATGTATTATAATGGAACCTAAATAA
- the lpxA gene encoding acyl-ACP--UDP-N-acetylglucosamine O-acyltransferase, with translation MNQPLAYIHPGAKIAKNVVVEPFTTIHNNVTIGSGTWIGSNVTIMEGARIGKNCNIFPGAVISAIPQDLKYQGEDTTVVIGDNTTIRECATINKGTSDRMKTVIGNNCLIMAYCHVAHDCFIGDNCIFSNNSTLAGHVTVGDNVILAGLVAVHQFVSVGQHAFVTGGSLVRKDVPPFVKAAREPLSYVGINSVGLRRRGFSSEKIREIQNIYRILYQKNYNNSQAAQILEAEMEATPERDEILQFIRDSQRGIMKGYFSNN, from the coding sequence ATGAACCAACCACTTGCATATATACATCCAGGAGCTAAAATTGCCAAGAACGTAGTTGTAGAACCTTTTACAACAATTCATAATAATGTAACTATTGGTTCTGGAACTTGGATTGGTTCAAATGTAACCATAATGGAAGGTGCCAGAATAGGGAAAAATTGTAATATTTTTCCTGGAGCTGTAATTTCTGCCATTCCACAAGATTTAAAGTATCAAGGGGAAGATACCACTGTAGTTATTGGAGATAATACCACTATAAGAGAATGTGCTACGATTAATAAAGGTACTTCGGATAGGATGAAAACCGTAATTGGGAATAACTGCCTGATTATGGCATATTGTCATGTTGCCCATGATTGTTTTATTGGTGACAATTGTATATTTTCAAATAATTCTACGTTAGCAGGCCATGTAACCGTTGGTGACAATGTTATATTAGCAGGATTGGTTGCGGTTCACCAGTTTGTTTCTGTTGGTCAGCATGCTTTTGTAACGGGAGGTTCTTTGGTTCGTAAAGATGTTCCACCTTTTGTAAAAGCGGCAAGAGAGCCACTTTCTTATGTGGGTATTAATTCGGTAGGTTTGCGTAGAAGAGGTTTTAGTTCAGAAAAAATCAGAGAAATTCAGAATATATATAGAATTTTATATCAAAAAAATTACAATAATTCGCAAGCTGCTCAGATTCTTGAGGCAGAAATGGAAGCAACACCCGAAAGAGATGAAATTCTCCAGTTTATAAGAGATTCCCAAAGAGGAATAATGAAAGGATACTTCAGTAATAATTAA
- a CDS encoding bifunctional UDP-3-O-[3-hydroxymyristoyl] N-acetylglucosamine deacetylase/3-hydroxyacyl-ACP dehydratase: MSTKQKTIKKEISLSGVGLHTGNQVNLTFKPAPENYGFAFTRVDLEGNPVIEAKADYVVDTQRGTNIEKNGVKIQTSEHVLAAVVGLGIDNILIELDAPEPPIMDGSSRFFIEALEEAGLQEQEAEVEEYVVKDIVSYKDENTGSEIILMPSDHYEVTTMVDFGTKVLGTQNATLKQISDFKEEIASARTFSFLHEIEMLLDNNLIKGGDLNNAIVYVDNEISPATMEKLRKAFNKEKIAVKPNGILDNLTLHYPNEAARHKLLDVIGDLALVGVKIKGKVIANKPGHGVNTQFAKKLAKMIKIEKRNNVPQFDLNQPPLMDIHQIMNILPHRPPFLLIDKILELTDKTVVGVKNVTMNEEFFVGHFPGAPVMPGVLQVEAMAQTGGILVLSTVPDPENYLTYFMKMDNVKFKRKVLPGDALIFKAELIEPIRRGICHMQAYGYANNKLVVEAQLMAQIVKRTE; this comes from the coding sequence ATGAGCACTAAACAAAAAACAATTAAAAAAGAGATTTCGCTCTCTGGCGTAGGCCTTCACACTGGTAATCAAGTTAATTTAACTTTTAAGCCGGCACCTGAAAATTATGGATTTGCCTTTACAAGAGTAGATTTAGAAGGAAATCCGGTTATTGAGGCTAAAGCTGATTACGTAGTTGATACGCAACGTGGCACCAATATAGAAAAAAATGGAGTGAAAATTCAAACCAGTGAACATGTGCTGGCTGCTGTTGTTGGGTTAGGAATAGATAATATTTTAATTGAATTAGATGCTCCTGAACCTCCAATAATGGATGGTTCTTCTCGATTTTTTATTGAGGCCTTAGAAGAAGCTGGCTTGCAAGAACAAGAAGCTGAAGTTGAAGAGTATGTAGTTAAAGACATAGTTTCTTACAAAGATGAAAATACTGGAAGCGAAATAATTCTGATGCCATCTGACCATTATGAAGTTACAACCATGGTCGATTTTGGCACTAAAGTTTTAGGCACGCAGAATGCAACTTTAAAACAAATATCCGATTTTAAAGAAGAGATTGCCTCAGCTAGAACCTTTAGTTTTTTACATGAAATTGAAATGTTATTGGATAACAATTTAATTAAAGGAGGAGATTTAAACAATGCCATTGTGTATGTTGATAATGAAATTTCTCCTGCTACCATGGAAAAATTAAGAAAGGCATTCAATAAAGAAAAAATTGCCGTTAAACCTAATGGAATACTAGATAATTTAACATTGCATTATCCTAATGAAGCTGCCAGACATAAGCTTTTGGATGTTATTGGAGATTTGGCTTTGGTAGGAGTTAAAATTAAGGGGAAAGTTATTGCAAATAAACCTGGACATGGTGTAAATACTCAATTTGCTAAGAAATTGGCAAAAATGATAAAAATTGAAAAGCGAAATAATGTTCCTCAATTTGATCTGAACCAGCCACCTTTGATGGATATTCACCAGATAATGAATATTCTACCGCACAGGCCTCCATTCTTGTTGATTGATAAGATTTTAGAATTGACTGATAAGACGGTAGTTGGTGTAAAGAACGTGACCATGAACGAAGAGTTTTTTGTAGGACATTTTCCTGGTGCACCGGTAATGCCCGGAGTATTACAAGTTGAAGCTATGGCTCAAACTGGGGGCATATTAGTATTGAGTACAGTACCTGACCCTGAAAATTATTTGACCTATTTCATGAAAATGGATAATGTTAAATTTAAAAGAAAAGTATTACCTGGAGATGCACTTATTTTTAAAGCAGAATTGATCGAACCTATTAGAAGAGGTATTTGCCATATGCAAGCCTATGGATATGCAAATAATAAGTTAGTTGTTGAGGCACAGCTAATGGCACAAATAGTAAAAAGAACAGAATAA
- the efp gene encoding elongation factor P — MATTSDIKKGLCIVYNNDTYKIVEFQHVKPGKGPAFVRTKLKSLTSGKVLDNTFSAGHKIEEVRVETRKYQYLYKEGDSTYHFMNNDDYSQIALQKDILDSPDLMKEGETVTIVVRAADELPLSVEMPASVVLEVTQTEPGVKGNTATNATKPATVETGASVNVPLFINEGDKIKIETDKGTYQERVTD; from the coding sequence ATGGCAACTACATCAGATATAAAAAAAGGATTGTGTATCGTTTATAATAACGATACTTATAAAATTGTAGAATTTCAACATGTAAAACCTGGTAAAGGCCCTGCTTTTGTACGTACAAAATTAAAAAGTTTAACTAGCGGTAAAGTGTTGGATAATACTTTTTCTGCAGGACATAAAATTGAAGAAGTTCGAGTTGAGACCCGTAAATATCAATATTTATATAAGGAAGGAGATTCAACCTACCATTTTATGAATAATGACGATTATTCTCAAATTGCTCTTCAAAAAGATATTTTAGACAGTCCAGATTTAATGAAAGAAGGAGAGACCGTAACTATTGTGGTCAGAGCAGCAGATGAATTGCCTCTTTCGGTTGAAATGCCAGCAAGTGTAGTGCTGGAGGTAACTCAAACAGAACCTGGCGTTAAAGGAAATACCGCAACCAATGCTACAAAACCTGCAACGGTAGAGACTGGAGCAAGTGTTAATGTCCCATTGTTTATTAATGAAGGAGATAAAATAAAGATTGAAACTGATAAAGGGACATATCAGGAAAGAGTAACCGATTAA
- the sucD gene encoding succinate--CoA ligase subunit alpha, which yields MSVLVNKNSKIIVQGFTGSEGTFHATQMIEYGTNVVGGVTPGKGGQNHLDKPVYNTVAEAVEKANADTSIIFVPPAFAADAIMEAADAGIKVIICITEGIPVADMVKVKAYIDDRDCRLIGPNCPGVITPGEAKVGIMPGFVFKKGKVGIISKSGTLTYEAADQVVKQGLGITTAIGIGGDPIIGTTTKEAVELLMNDDETECIVMIGEIGGQLEADAAKWIKADGNRKPVVGFIAGQTAPKGRTMGHAGAIVGGADDTAQAKMKILAENGIHVVDSPAEIGLKVAEVLG from the coding sequence ATGAGTGTTTTAGTAAATAAAAATTCAAAAATAATTGTCCAAGGTTTTACAGGTAGCGAAGGTACTTTCCATGCTACACAAATGATTGAATATGGTACCAATGTGGTTGGTGGTGTTACGCCCGGCAAAGGTGGACAAAATCATTTAGACAAACCTGTATATAATACCGTTGCAGAAGCTGTTGAAAAAGCCAATGCAGATACCAGTATTATTTTTGTACCACCAGCATTTGCTGCCGATGCTATAATGGAAGCTGCTGATGCAGGAATAAAAGTGATTATCTGTATAACAGAAGGAATTCCCGTTGCTGATATGGTTAAGGTTAAGGCCTATATTGATGATAGGGATTGCAGATTGATTGGACCTAACTGTCCGGGTGTTATTACGCCGGGTGAGGCAAAAGTTGGTATTATGCCTGGTTTTGTATTTAAAAAAGGAAAAGTAGGTATTATATCCAAATCTGGTACGCTAACTTACGAAGCTGCGGATCAAGTAGTAAAACAGGGCCTGGGTATCACTACCGCAATTGGTATAGGTGGTGATCCAATAATTGGCACAACAACAAAAGAAGCAGTTGAATTATTGATGAATGATGATGAAACTGAATGTATCGTCATGATTGGTGAAATTGGAGGTCAATTAGAAGCAGATGCCGCTAAATGGATAAAAGCTGATGGTAATAGAAAGCCGGTTGTAGGATTTATAGCAGGGCAAACAGCACCTAAAGGAAGAACGATGGGGCATGCAGGAGCAATTGTAGGTGGAGCCGACGATACTGCACAAGCAAAAATGAAAATCTTGGCTGAAAATGGTATTCATGTTGTGGATTCTCCCGCTGAAATTGGTTTAAAAGTTGCTGAAGTTTTAGGATAG
- the fabG gene encoding 3-oxoacyl-[acyl-carrier-protein] reductase yields the protein MKLLENKTTLITGASRGIGKGIAEVFAKQGSNIAFTFNASVEAAETLEKELQAYGIKAKGFQSNAANFDAAQQLASDVIAEFGNIDILINNAGITKDNLLLRISEEDFDKVIEVNLKSVFNLTKAVIKPMMKQRSGSIINMSSVVGVKGNAGQSNYAASKAGILGFTKSVALELGSRNIRCNAIAPGFIETEMTGALPEETVQSWRDGIPLKRGGTPEDIANACVFLASDMSAYITGQTLNVDGGMLT from the coding sequence ATGAAACTACTCGAAAATAAAACCACGTTAATTACAGGAGCGTCAAGAGGAATTGGAAAAGGTATTGCGGAAGTTTTTGCAAAGCAAGGTTCTAATATTGCTTTTACATTCAACGCTTCGGTTGAGGCTGCTGAAACTCTAGAAAAGGAATTACAAGCTTATGGCATAAAAGCTAAAGGTTTTCAATCTAATGCTGCAAACTTTGATGCTGCTCAGCAACTAGCTTCAGATGTTATCGCAGAATTTGGCAATATTGATATTTTGATAAATAATGCAGGTATTACAAAAGATAATTTGTTGCTGCGTATTTCTGAAGAGGATTTTGACAAGGTAATTGAAGTAAATTTAAAGTCGGTTTTTAATTTAACTAAAGCCGTTATCAAACCTATGATGAAGCAACGTTCAGGTTCCATAATTAATATGAGTTCTGTTGTGGGTGTAAAAGGAAATGCCGGCCAATCCAATTATGCGGCTTCCAAAGCGGGAATTTTAGGATTTACCAAATCGGTAGCTTTAGAATTGGGTTCTAGAAATATACGTTGTAACGCAATAGCTCCTGGTTTTATTGAAACAGAAATGACTGGTGCCTTGCCTGAAGAAACCGTGCAAAGCTGGCGTGATGGAATTCCTCTAAAACGCGGTGGAACACCAGAAGATATAGCCAATGCTTGTGTGTTTTTAGCTTCGGATATGTCTGCATACATCACTGGGCAAACCTTAAATGTTGATGGTGGTATGTTAACTTAA